A window of Apium graveolens cultivar Ventura chromosome 8, ASM990537v1, whole genome shotgun sequence contains these coding sequences:
- the LOC141680125 gene encoding uncharacterized protein LOC141680125, whose amino-acid sequence MSLAKRPPGSMLQLQDRVGKYIKVEESMKKTAVNNEPTGNKKKKKTDQEYDAKDKYPCIGKNSDSSSYKKNQQPRFTEYVRLNAPRSQILIEIEKDKDFKWPKPLRGDPEKRDKSRYCRFHKDAGHDLDDCRQLKDEIEYLIRREKFGHFTKGEEAGGQKRDNDRRDDDRRGNNSQPRGPVINMISGVPTITGTIRNSQKTYAREVMSIVGEPSKHSKSEMSLEFGDPDLEGLKFPQDDPLVITPIIGNCPVMRFLVDNGASTDILFHDTFISMGYNDSQLTPSDAPIYEFNHVECKVEEAIQLPVTIGEEPREATQILNFHTWTGMKILQKLGGMFAIWHRHRLQPPPASRRAQNLTKTCRLEELSETNSIMQTKSSKTSSFGRNINRKITPPPEISFAARLDWDNQ is encoded by the exons ATGTCCCTGGCTAAGCGCCCTCCAGGAAGCATGCTACAACTCCAGGATAGAGTcggaaagtatatcaaggtggaggagAGTATGAAGAAGACGGCTGTGAATAATGAACCTACTGGaaacaagaagaagaagaagacggATCAAGAGTACgatgccaaggacaagtatccatGCATTGGCAAAAACTCTGACTCCTCCTCTTATAAGAAGAATCAGCAACCAAGGTTCACTGAATATGTAAGGttgaatgctccaaggagccaaatacTCATAGAAATTGAGAAGGACAAAGATTTCAAATggccgaagccactaaggggagaccccgaGAAGAGAGACAAAAGTCGATactgcagatttcacaaagatgctGGTCATGACCTTGATGATTGTAGGcaactcaaggatgagattgagtatcTGATCCGAAGGGAAAAGTTTGGACAtttcaccaagggtgaagaggccggaggccaaaagagagataatgatcgAAGAGATGACGATCGAAGGGGTAACAACTCACAACCCCGAGGGCCAGTAATCAATATGATCTCAGGAGTTCCTACAATAACTGGTACTATAAGAAACTCTCAAAAAACTTATGCGAGAGAAGTGATGAGCATAGTTGGTGAGCCGTCTAAGCATTCTAAGTCAGAGATGTCGCTTGAATTTGGTGACCCAGACCTTGAAGGTTTAAAATTTCCTCAGGATGATCCTCTGGTTATCACTCCGATAATTGGAAATTGTCCTGTTATGAGGTTCCTAGTGGACAATGGAGCTTCCACGGACATTCTATTCCATGACACATTCATAAGTATGGGCtataatgattctcaactaactcCATCTGACGCACCCATCTACGAGTTTAACCATGTGGAATGCAAAGTCGAAGAAGCAATACAACTTCCCGTGACTATTGGGGAAGAGCCCAGGGAGGCCACACAGATATTAAACTTTCA CACATGGACTGGAATGAAAATATTGCAAAAGCTCGGGGGCATGTTTGCAATTTGGCACCGTCACCGTCTCCAGCCACCGCCGGCTAGTCGACGTGCCCAGAACTTGACAAAAACATGCAGATTAGAGGAACTCAGCGAGACGAACTCGATTATGCAAACAAAATCTTCAAAAACCTCGTCGTTTGGCCGGAATATCAACCGGAAAATCACGCCTCCGCCTGAGATCAGTTTTGCGGCGAGGCTCGATTGGGACAATCAATGA